TTCCCGACGGCCGGCTTCTACCAGATGGGTGTGAGCAGTGATGATGGATTCCGGGTCAGTGAGGGCCTGGGTGTCTCACGTCAGGCGCTACATGTGACTGGTCCCGGCATCGATACCGATGTGGCAGCAGTGGCTACCTATGGTGGCACCAGTGGCAACGCAGGCTATGGAGCCACCTTGCCTTTAACACCTGTTACCGGTCCTGCAGTATTCGTCCCGGTACCATGTCCGAATCTGCCGGGCGCGGTCAATCTGGCCAACAAAATTGGAGTCGCTGATTATGCGAGTTGCGATAGTGGCTTTAACGTCCACGATTTGGCTTACAACCTCCAGACCAACGGGGCACTGGCGGCCATCATCATCAACAATCCAAGTTACGGCCTGCCTTTCGTCGGTGACGGTAGCGGCGCCCCGGTGACCATCCCTGTGTTGGTTGTGAACGGTGACTTTGGTCAACGAGACTTCTGGGTGACGAACTCCGGTCTCGTTGCCAGTATCGGCGCTGATGCGCATATCCGGCTCGGAGAAGCCGATTATGCCAAGGGTATGGGAAGTGTGGACTTCGGCTTCGTTGTGCCGACAGCGGGGGCTTATCCGATCCGCCTGTTTAATTGGCAAGGCGGCGGCGGCGCCGGCTTGGAGTGGACCAGCATCCAGCCTGGTCTGACAGCAGACGGAACTCGCGTGTTGGTGAACGATTCAGCCACGCCTGGTTCGCTGATGGCCTATCGCGCGGTGACTACTCATCCGCATCTCAATTCGCCAGTCGTTGCCAATGGCAATGTAATGCTCAGCTGGAGCGGTGCGGGCATACTGCAAAAGGCGACTCAATTAAGTCCGGGCAACTGGAGCGATGTTACTCCACAGCCAGGTGCCTCCAGTTACATAACTCCTTCCGGCGGAACCGCCTTCTACAGGCTGAGAGTGCCCACGCCGGTTGAGCCATAAATACTGTGTCGTAATTACACAAAGAGACCGGGTTTTCGGACCCGGTCTCTTTTTTTACAAGTGGCTTGTTATTTAACACGCCACATTTCTGACAGATGTCCCTGACTAAGAATCAACGACTGTCAGGAGTTACATTCCCATGATTTGATAGCCGCAGTCGACGTAAAGCACCTGGCCCGTGATGGCCGCGGCACCGTCGCTGGCGAGGAAGGTGCCGGTGGCGCCGAGTTCGTCAGGCAGAACATTGCGCTTGAGTGGGGCATGCGCTTCGTAATGCTTCAGCATTTCGGTAAAGCCGGAGATGCCACGAGCAGCGAGAGTGTTCACAGGGCCGGCGCTGATGCAGTTCACGCGCACCTTCTTCGGACCCATATCGTAGGCGAGATAGCGTGTGCTGGCTTCGAGCGCGGCCTTGGCGACACCCATCACGTTGTAATGAGGAACCACTTTCTCAGAGCCGTAGTAGGTCATGCCGACAATGCTGCCACCTTCGGTCATGAGCGGTTCGGCAGCGCGGACGAGGGCAATCAGGGAATAGGCGCTCACATCATGTGCGACACGGAAAGCTTCCCGGCTGGTATTGATAAATTTTCCTTCGAGAGCGTCCTTGGGGGCAAACGCGACAGAGTGGAGCATTAGGTGGAGCTTGCCAAACTTTTGACCCACTTCGGCAAAGACGCGGTCGATATCTTCGTCCTTGGTCACATCGCAAGGCATAAGCAAGGTGTCGGAGCCGAAAGTGCCGGCGAGTTCCTCGACATTTTCCTTGAGGCGTTCGCCTTGATAAGTGAAGGCAAGTTTGGCTCCGGCTTTGTGCCAGGCTTGTGCAATGGCCCATGCGATGGAGCGTTTGTTGGCGACACCAAATACGATTCCCAGTTTACCAGCGAGTTGTGACATATAAATGAATGAACATTGAATGTTTCTGAATTAGCAGTAGGCAAATTTTTTACCGGTGGCAAGGCATAATCCACTGTGGTTGTAGTCGAAAATCATATCTTCCTTGACCGCAACCATATCAAAGCGAGCAAACCCACGCCTAATAATGCACTGATTCCGTAGGTGCCGGCGTTGGACTGGCCTTGGAATAAGAAGAGGGTGCTGACGCCAATGGTTGGTCCGGTGAATACGCCGATGCCGATGGCAGCTTCGTGAATGCCGCCTTTCTTGCCGTTGGATTCTCCGGCATCCATCGAGTAGAACAGTGAGGAATAGTAAATCAATCCGACGGCAAGACCGAATATGACCTGTGCGCCGACGAGAAGCCAGATGTGGGAACTGAGCAGGATGCCAATAAAACCAACGATAAGTGCAATAAACGCACAGAGCAACCAACCAAAGCGATAGTGCCAGCCAGTCCAGCGCCAGAAGAGAATGAAGGCGCAGAGTCGCACCCAAAACCAAACTGAACAGATGATGCCGGCAGAGGCTTCGGATAAGCCCAGACCAGCAGTCAGTTTGGGGATCACGGGCAGAATGCCGTTAATCGCAACGTAGGCAAACGGGTTGGCCAGCCAGGCGAGGTGGAGAAAGTTTCTCGCCTTGGAAATGGGTCGCGGATTTAGTGCGGGCAGGGGAATGCTTGGTTCAAGCGCTGTTTCCTGCGGAGCGGCTTCGGCGATCGCGTGCATTTTTTGGAGGCGCGGAAGCAAAAGCAGTTCGATTCCGTGCAAACCGGCAGCCAGCCAGAGTAAAATTTCACCGCCGAACTTTTCGAGCAAAGCGCCACCAGTCAAATAGGCGATGGCAGCGCCAGTGGCCCAGACGATATTATAGATGCCAGCAGTGCGGGGGAGTCGAGTGGGCGGTTGGTGCTGAGTGAGGAGTGCCTGAAGGATTGGCCAGGTGAGGCACATGCTGAGTGTCCAGAGAATGAGAACCGGCAGTTCCAGAAACATGGTTGTGCGTGAGTAACCCCAGAAGTGAGGCAGAAGCGCTCCAATGACGAGCGCCAGACCCATGCCGGAAAAACCAAGTCGCAAGGAAAAGAAATAGCCACGTTTCTGTGCAAATGAACCGGCCTTGTAAGCCGAGAACATATAAAAGAAACCGTGGAGAGCGGTCAGCATCAGGTTATGCCGGTTCTCGAAACCGAAATGCTGACGCATGTAAAAAAACAGGTAGTTAAAATAAAAAGGAGCAGCCAGGCCGTTGAGTGCCTCCAGTGTAAAATAACCGATTCTCAGCCTCCGGCGCAGGCCCGTCAGATCGGGAGGCGGCGTGCGCGACGTGAGAACAACTTGTTCCGCAGCTTCCAGCATCTTAGCCCTTGATCTCTTCGATGGCTTTGAGGCAATACCATTTTACCGCGCTGGACATTGGCGGTTGGAGAGAATCGAGTTCCTGAGCGGAACACCAGCGGATGTCATGATGCTCGGCTTCGGCCAGGGCGAGGGAATGGGTTTTGGGTCGAGCCCAATAAATCATGCCGATATGCTCGTGCGTGTCGCTGATGCGGTGGATGTCGAGAAAACGGGGCGCGATCAAGGCGCGGGTGCCGGGACTGGTGGTTGGCGGGCGTTCGCCAATGAGTTCCACATCAAGGCCGCTTTCCTCCCTGGCTTCACGCAAAGCGGCGATTTCAGGATCTTCATCCAGTTCAATGTGGCCGCCGAGCGGGAGCCAGGCGTTGAGCTTGCGATGATGGATCACAAGGATTTTCCCATCATGAACGATAAAAATCGCAACGGTGAAATCTATTTTTTCGTGAATGTGCGCCATATCAAAACCAGCAGAGACTGTGGCGTCAGTCAGACAGGGCGTCAAATACTCGCTGAGAGAAAATATTTGAAAAGATAAACTCTTGCCGGACAAGGATTAATAATCGTAGAGACCACTGTCGTGAGAGTAGCCGCCCTGGCCACCACTAGGGGCGCCTTCGCCGCCCATGAGGTTTTCAAAAATATCGCCCATGTCCTCCTCGATTTTTTCGGGGTCTTCACCGGCTTCGAGGCGTTTGATGGCCATATCCATTTCCTTGGGCATGGAACCGGGAGGCATCATTTCCTGCATCTTGCGCATCATCTGGGCCATATGCTTTGGATTATTCTCGTCCATGTGGGCCATGTCGCGTTCCATTTCATCCATGGCACGAGCAATGCGCGGATCGTCCATGTCCGGCATGGCTTCGCCCTCGGCACTTGTCGGTGCATCGGAATCCTTCAGCCCGCGGGACATGGCAAAGCGGCTCATCTGCTTCTCCATTTTTTTATTGCCACACTTGGGGCAAACCGGTGAACGGTCGGGATTGATCCGTTTGGATAGAAAGTTGAAAACCGTTCGGCATTTGGGACAGGCAAATTCGTAGATTGGCATAATCGGCTCCCGAATAAATATCACAAATTCATCCAGGTTGCCATTCGGTTTTTATCGTCCTGAGGCGATCAGGCATCGAAGCCGCCATCGATCTTGATGCTTGCTCCGGTAATGAAAGCAGCTTCCGGACTGGCCAAAAAGGAAACCAAAGCGGCAATCTCGTTCCCATGGCCATAGCGTTTGATGGCCATCAAATCTTTCAACTGCGCGGCGAACGCTCCATCCGCGGGATTCATGTCGGTATCGACAGGTCCAGGCTGGATGTTGTTGACCGTAATGCCTCGCGGGCCGAGATCGCGGGCGAGGCCACGTGTAAAACTTGCCACCGCGCCCTTGGTCAAGGCATAGACGGATCCGCCAGCGAACGGCATGGAATCGCTGTTAACACTGCCAATATTAATGATGCGTCCGCCTTCGCCCATGTGTCGGATGGCAGACTGGGTGGCGAGAAAAACTCCTTTTACATTCACGGCAATCAAGCGATCGAAGTCTTCGATTTTGAATTCGTCGATGGGAGCCATCGCGAAAAGCCCGGCGTTGTTCACCAGGATGTCGAGACGGCCAAAGGCTTTTACGGTCCCGGCGACAGCTTTGTTTACGGCTTCGGCATCGGCGCTGTCAGCGCGTATTGCGAGGACTTTTCCACCTGTGACTTCAATGGCGCGCACCACTTCATCAGCTTTTTGCGGTGAGCTGGTGTAAGTGATTGCCACGCTTGCGCCATCGTCAGCGAGGCCTTTTGCTATCGCTGCGCCGATGCCGCGAGAGGCGCCTGTGACCAAGGCGACTTTGCCCGTGAGTTTCTTTGTATCTGTGCTCATAGTGTTCTTTGGTTGTTAAATTTTCCTGATGTTTGTTTGATTCCGACGAATAGCGTGACGTTGGCCGCTCCGATACCGCAAACTTCTCATCGAAACGGTGGTAACTCAAATGAATTAGATCTGTGCGGCACCGCCATCGACGAACAATTCGACACCATTGACAAAGCTGCTGTCGTCCGAGGCGAGGAATGAGGCGACTTTGGCGACCTCGTCGGGATCGCCCAGACGTCCCAAGGGTACGGAAGCAATCATGGCATTCTTGAATTGCCTGTCTTGTTCCTCCGTTTGCGTCAAGCCGCTCAGTCCCGGCGTGTTGATGGGGCCGGGGCTGATGGCGTTGACGCGGATCTTGCGCTGTTTCAGATCCAGAATCCAGCAGCGGGCAAAGGAGCGAATGGCGGCCTTGGTGGCGCTATAGACGCTGAAGGCTTCGTTGCCCGTGGAGGCGGTCGTGGAAGCGTTTAGGATTACTGAACCACCGTCACGAAGCAGCGAGAGAGCTTTTTGCACCGTGAAGAGCGTTCCTTTGACGTTCGTGTTGAAGGTCTTGTCGAAGTGCTCTTCCGTAATGGAGCCGAGCGGGGCGAATTCTCCAAGGCCGGCATTCGCAAAGAGAATGTCGATGTGGCCTTTCTCCTTTTTCACTGTGGCATAAAGCCGATCGAGGTCGGCGAGCTTGGAGATGTCGCCTTGAACGGCAGTGACATTGTTGCCAATTTCCTTTGCGGCCGCCTCGAGTTCATTTTGGCGACGACCCGTGATGAAGACGTAGGCTCCTTCGGCGGCGAAGCGTTTGGCGGTGGCAAGACCGATCCCGCTGTTACCACCGGTAACAACAGCAACCTTGCCTGCCAGTTTTTGTGCGTTGATGCTCATAAACATTTCTTTCGCTTTGATGATGTGCGGGGCGCTGGTTGAGCCCGCTTCAAATCAGCGCAGGCCTCCTGAAATCACGAGCGTTTCGCCGGTCATGTATTTGGAGTCCGAAGATGCGAGATAGACGGCTGTCGGAGCGATGTCATCTGTCTGGCCGATGCGACCGAGCGGGGCTTGTGCTTCAATTTGTTTGCGAAACTCACCTTCAGCAAATCCAGCCGCGTGCACTCCCTCCGTTTCAATCATTCCAGGGTTGATCGCATTGACACGGATTTTACGCGGTCCCAGTTCCTTGGCGAGGACCCGGGTGATTGCATCCACGGCCGCTTTAGTGCCCGTGTAAACGGCTGTATTGGGTGGGGTAAATGTGCTGGCAGTGGAACTGATATTAATGATGCTGCCGCCCTCTGGACCAAACTGCTTCACTGCTGCTTGCGTGGTGAGGAGTAGGCCGAGGACATTCAGATTAAACATTTTGTTAAAATTCACTTCGGTGATTTCTTCAAGGGGAGCGAATTCGTAAACGCCTGCGTTATTGACCAGAATGTCGAGTCGGCCAAATTTGGTTTTGGTTTCAGCGAAGAGACGTTCGATATCCGCTTTTTTGGAGACGTCTCCCTGAACAGCGACTGCCTTTCCGCCTTTTTGGGTAATCTCATCGACCACCCGGTCGGCGCCTGCTTTGCTGGAAGAATAGTTAACGACGACGGCAGCACCTTCAGCGGCGAGCTGTTTGGCGATGCCGGCGCCAATGCCCTTGGATGCCCCGGTGACGACTGCGACTTTGCCTGCGAGTTTTTGTGTTGGAGTGCTCATTTTGTTTTTTTTGTTTCGGTAATGATTTTGGATTGTTGTTAGTTGGATGAAATCGTTTTCGAACCTCTTGTCTCGTTAGAATAGCGCATTTAATTGTGATTGTAAAAGTAACAGTTATAAGCAAAAAAATTATTTTCTTTTCAGGTCGGAAATGACGTCAGCCAGCGTGATTTTGGCGAGGCTGTTTTCCAGGGATTGTTGGGTTTTATGCAAAACGCCTTCCAGTGAGGATTTGATTTGGCAACTGACGGGACAGGGCTTTTGGGCGTTATATTTGTGAATCGCAAAGGCTTTGGGAGCATCGACCGCCTGGTAAACTTCCAGCAGGGTAATGTTGGCTGGATCGCGGGCGAGACAGCAGGCCCCGGTCTTGCCAGTCGTGGTATGAACCAGCCTGGCCTTGGAAAGCTTGGCCAGAATTCTTCGCACAAAGCTGGGACTGGTGTTCACGCTGTGAGCGAGCGTGCTGGACGTGACGTTCCCGCCGCACCGATATCCCAGCCCGGCCAGGATATGTACTGCAATCGAGAACTGTGTGTTCACTGCCATACTGTGACTGTAATAGTAACAGTAAGAAATGCAAGGGGAAATTTTTAACGTAAGCTGCAAAAGACATGGGAGCGTTACTTGAGTCCGGCACGAGCTGACGCTTCGGGATAGATTTCCTTTAATGCGTTGGTGGCCTGACGACGGACTTTTTCGTCCGAATCTTGAAGCGACTCGAATAGTGCAGAGACGGCTCGCATGGCTTCGCTTTCATAGCTCAGAATAGCCCAAGTGGCGGCATTCTTAACATCTGTAGCTGGATCGCGCCGGCCTTTTAGCAAAACTGGCATGACTAAAAATGGATCCGCATGGATTTGTCCCAGGGCCATCATAGCGCAGGATCGCACATTCCGGTTCGTATTCGTTGCGCCTCTCAGCAAGGAAGGAACTGCGTCTTTTGCAGTCGGACCAATCGCCCCGAGGGCATAGGCGGTGGCAGATTGGGAGGAAGGTGAAATCTCAGAATTATAGATTTCTACCAATGGCGAAACCGCGCTATCGGCTCTGGCTCCCAAGCAATAAAAGGCTTCGGTTGCCTGGTGATGGCTGGAGGATGCGGGTGTGTACGTGATCTTAATGAAACTTTGTCTTTGGACCAGCCCATACAACTTAAGTTTCCATCGCGAGTCCGTTGCTCGAAGCATCCGAAGCAGGGTGGGAATCGCGTTAGTGCCGGCGTGGCGCACGGCTGCGTTCGCTTTCAGCCATTCCGGACTGTTATAATTGGCGTTGATGGGATCATAAACTTGCAGCCAGGAGCTTAATGGTTTTCCCTCGTAAATTGGTTCACGCGGAGTCAGCACTTTCCAAGCGATCGCACAGACAAAGAGACCGGCAAGCGCGACAATGCTAAGTTTCCAAGGCTTCCCCATGTGATTTTGATAACCTGACTCTTGAGGATCAGCGAGCAAAAATTACGTGTATGAGACTAGGAAAGGAGCGTTCGGGAATGGATAGGAATACAATTATTATGAATCGCGCAAACCGCTAATTAGGAACTTGCCGTGACCAATGAGGGCGCGGGCGCTGCATTCTTCCCTTTAGTAATGAGAAGCACCATTAACGCGGTGAAGATGCAGAGGAATCCGGCAAGGAAAAAGGCTTTGTCATAGTGTCCGGTTTCGGTGCGGATGTCTAGAAAGGCAGGACCTTGAAATTGAAAACGCGTTCGGTGAGCCAGGTGGCGGCGATGAGGATGATGCAGGCGGAGCCGAAGTGGAGGATGGGGCGGCGGTAAAGCCAGGAGTTGCGGAAGCCATAGGCGAGGGGAAGGAAGGCGGTGACGATGGCGAGTTGGCCGAGTTCGACGCCGAGATTGAATCCAACCAGGGTGAGGATGAGGGCGCTGCTGGTGAGGCCGAGTTCGGAGAGGGCGTTGGCAAAGCCGAAGCCGTGGATGAGTCCGAAGAGGAAGGCGACGATCCAACCGCGGCCTTTGATCCAAGGCCAGATGTTGTTCGTAGCAGCAAGAATGACGGAAGCGGCAATGGCAGATTCGGTCAGGCGTGTAGGGAGTCGCACGATGTTAAGAGCGGCGAGGCTCAGGGTGAGGGAGTGGGCCAGCGTGAAAGCGGTGACGATTTTGAGGACGTTGAGAAACGCGGGGCGAAAGGCGGGGACGCCGTGCCAATCCTGTTCGCGGCGATGCAGGACAGCGGGGAGCAGCAATGCGAGGAGGAAGAGAATGTGGTCGTAGCCGGTCCAGATGTGCGTAATGCCTTCCTTTAGAAAGACGAGGAATTGTTTGCCGGGATTTGGGTGGTTTATTTCAAACTGCTGGAGATGGTGCTCGGAATCGAGGACGGCGGACTCAGTTTTTTCGCCGTGTTGGAGTCGGAGTAGGCCGCGATGGCTGTGGTTGATATCGAAGAAGAGTTGATAATCGAATTCGACGACGTTGGGTTGGCAGACGTTTTCGAGGATGAAGGGAAGCTCGAGATAGGTGCCGTCGGCAAAGTCCTCCACGATGGGTTCAGATTCGGTGAAATGGAGCGTGCCGGGTTTGGCGTCGCCGCTGATTTTGAGATGGGCGAGAGCGTAGGCCGTGACGTCTTTATAACGGGCGTTGAGTTCGTCCCAGGTGACAAAGCCGTCGTTGTCGGAGTCAAGCGGGACGACGGCTTGAAGGTCTTTGATGGGGATGTCCCATTGGCCGACGGTTTGGTTGGTGTCGAAATTGATCGTGAGATAGCTCTTGCTCGGGTCGTGAGCAAAGAGGTTTGGCGCAAAGATCAAGCTGGAAAGAATGAGCAACCAGGTGGCGAAACGGGATTGGAGCCTTGGGGTGGAAATTTCAGAGGCAGTGCAGATCCTGCAGAGAATGCGCTGGCCTGAAGATTTAAACGTGCGTTCCACCTGTCAAATAAATCGTTAGGGCGATTGATGATGATTTAAAAATGCAAGAATTGCCTGAAGGCTTGAAAGCCGCCCCACGCCAAATCGCCATTGATCCCAAGCAGGCTCATGACCCAATCGACGGTCCCCCACAAAGCGTGGTTGGCGGCAGGGACGTACCAGAGGACAATGAACAACACGAACATGCCGTATTGGCGGACGGGTCGAAGGTGTTGATCGACCTCGGATGGGATATAGGGTTCGATCGCCTGGAAACCATCGAGCGGCGGGATGGGGATGAGATTCAGCAAGACAGAGCAGATCTGCAGTTGAAGCAGGAAGGCGACGGCGTAGGTGGCTGGATTATCGATGAAATGCGGTATGAGAACGAGTTTGAGCAGGACGGCGCAAATGATGGCTAGAATCAGATTCATTAACGGGCCAGCAAGAGAGACATAAGTGTTCCATTCGCGGGAACGGAGGAGGCTGCGGTTAATCCAGACTGCTCCGCCGGGCAGGCCGATGCCTCCCAAGGCCATGAACACTATCGGGAGGATAAAACTCATGAGCGGATCAGCATAATGGACAGGGTTCATGGAGAGATAACCCTTTTCGCGGACGGTGTAATCACCACCGCGCTCGGCCACCCAAGCATGTCCAAACTCGTGTAGGCAAACCGAGAATATCCAACCGATCAATACTATGGCAAAGACGCCCATGAGACATAGTTTGCCTGAATCAGAATTTTTTGGAAGGGGGAAAGAATGGTACGAGGTCCATGGTCAATGACTTTTTGTCATTGAGAAGCAGAAAGCTTACGCCGAACTTGCGGTGCTCATTATGCTTTGGGAATATACAGAAGAGAAAGGAACTTGAGACGAAGGGTCGTTTTTAACACCGGCGCAACTCATTGGTGAACGTCCGGCCGTATGGCGGGAGTTTGCCAATCGTGATGCCAGTTGAGGGTCCATAACTCCTCCAGCTTGGTTAAGCGCGAATGGCCGTCGGCAAAGCCAATCATGATGGCTCCGGGCAGCTTTTGGCCCGTCGTCAAGGCGTGCGGAGCGGACGAGGGACTGCTGACGCTGTGCCGCGCAATCGTGCAACGGCCCATTCCGTTGTCACTCGTTCCAAATGGAGCCCCGTTGTAAAGATCAATCCATGGCGCATCCGTCTCCTTGGGCGATAGATCGACCCAGTTTGCATCCATGAAGACTGGAGTCCGCGTCGTGTCTTCAATGCCATCAGTTTTGGTGAAAACGTTGCCCTCGGCCTTTGGGTAATATTTTGCAAGATCCGAATACAGCCAGCCGTTGTAGCCGTAGCTGCCAAAAAACATGTCCTTGGCATTGGAGGTCCACCTTACCCAGGCGGCGTCGGCGCTGCCTCCTCGATTTCCGTTATCAGGCGGCGGGTTGTGCAAGGGGGCCATGGGGCAAATGTATATTTTTCGGTCTTTGATCAAATCGGACAAACTGCCCATCCAGGTGCCGCCCGGATAACGGGGATCATCGTAAAGGATGGGACTGCCATTTTCATTGGCATAGACAAAGCCAATCAGAGCGAGTTGCCGGATGTTGTTAAGGCACATTGCCTCCCGGGCCTTCATTTTGGCCCTGGAGAGGACTGGCAACAGCAAGGCCGCCAGGATGCCGATGACCGCAATTACCACCAGCATTTCAGTCAGGGTGAACCCTGTTTTTCCAGCTCTGCGTAGGTGGATGAAGCGCATAAGTTTAGTGTCAACGTTCGATTGTGAGTGCCACCATGAAGGGTGCGGCCCCGGCCATGGCCGAAGCATAGTCAATGGATTGAATTTCCTTTTCGGCATGCGGGTTCACAAAGACGGTATCGAAAAGGCGGATGCGCGCGCCCTGGTGCTCGGCTGCCGGGTTGCTGCCGGTCCAGGCAACAATCGTATTAGTACCCGTTGGCCGTTTAACCGGGGCGCGCGGCCATTCCCACCAATCCAACACCTCCACTCCCTGGCGGATGTCAAATTGAACCTGGTCGCCGTCAGAATAATGTAAAATCACGCTTGCGACTTTTGTTCCAGGCGGATCGGCAATTGCGGAATTGGCGTGCAAGATATGAATCTTGTGACCGGTCGCTCCCACACGGATTCCTTCAACGGTTTCCGGATAATTGTAACCGCGCTGTTTCCATTCGGCTCCCTGGAGCTGAACGACACCATGTATTTCAAATGGCACCCGCTTGAGTATGCGTCGTCCTTCCCCAAGGGCGGCCAGGTAATTATTTCCGTAGGCAGGAGTCCAGCTTTTATCGAGCCCGCCATTAAAGTGAGCGGACAGATCCACAGCCATGAACGCTCCGCTTTCCACTGGATGGACGCCATAAATCAGATACGTCGCACCGCAGCCGAACAGCAGAATCAAGAGACCTGCGACTGCCAACTTGGTTTTGGCCGAGAGGAGATGTTGGACGAAAACCGTCGTCCAGCCTGGCGGCCCCATTGCGGCTGCCTTTGCCAGAGAGGTTTTTGCCACTGCCAACGGCAGGCTGACGGGTGCTGAAGGGATTGTCGCGGCGTTCAGGGAAGAAGCCAAAGATGCTACTGAAACAGCCACCCCGCCACGTGTCAGAATGATTCGCAGTTTGTCCAAAGCGCGACTTACCCGCTTCTGTGCTGCATCATCGCTAAGACCCAGGGCAGCACCGACGGATCGATAATCTTTGCCCTCGAAATAATGCAACAGCACTGCATTTCGATCCGGACGGCTGAGCTTTTCCATGGCGGCGTCCAGCAACGGCTTGATTTGCTGCCAGTCGAGCAAGGCATCGGAAGTGGTATCCTGCATGGAAAAAGCCTTCTGTTCGCGTGCTCGTCGGCGCTGTTCACTCCGTATCGCCTTCGCGGCGGCAAAGCGAGTCGCCTCGTAAAGCCAGCCGGCCAGTATGATTTCACGAGGCAGCAACGGTGCCTTGCGAGCTAGGTCAGTAAATACAGTTTGGGTGATATCTTCCGCCAGGCTGGCATCGCCATTGGCCTGACGTAGCGCTGTCCCATACACCAGATTGAAATGTCGGCCGACCAGCTCCCGAAAAGCTTCTTCATCGCCCTTTTCGACGAACCGGTGCAACTGGATCGAATCCTCTGTCATTTTGATACTGCTTTATAGCACCCGCCCCGAAAAAAATCCGACAATAATTATTTCCTTCGCGGAAATGCCCCAGTCCGGGCCGTGTCCTAAGGCATCAGGACAACACGATAAAATCGCTGCTGGTCTGAGCCAGGGGAGTCGGTGGTGGTTACAAGCACCCCGTTGGCTGTAATGGGTGGTCCGAGGTCGTTCCATTGGGCTGACGAGAGGTCGGTGGTGTATTGCGCCTGATAGGTGGCACCTGCCACAGCGCTCCAGGCAAGTGTCACCATTCCGTCGGTCCACGTTATGGGAGCAAGCACCGGTGCGGGCGCGGACTGAGTCAGGGAGACATTTTTCCAGGTGGCGGCATTTGCGCCCACCACGTTGGGTCCTCCCTCGCGCTGGCCGAGGATGAGGTAGAAAGGGCCTATGCCCACGTCCAAATCGGATTGAACGCCGAGGAGGACGCCACTGGCGGAAAATAATGAAACCGTTGCGATGCCGGTGTCTTCGATGAAAATCTGAACCGTGCTCAGGGAATTGACGCTGGGGTCCGAATAGAGCTTGTTGCCCAAACTGAGGAATGGCAGTCCACTGTAATCATAATTCACCCAAACGCCGAAGTAAGAGCCGTTGCCGGGGTTCAGATTGCCCGCCACATTCATCCATACCCCCAGACCGTCGCTGACGAGAAATATTTCATAAGCATTGCCATGCGCCTGGCCGGAGGTGACCGTGGTGGTCAGCGTGAACGGGGGCGAAAACGTGGCAAGTGATTGAACTCCGGCGAGTTCATTAACGCCCTTGACGCCGGAAAAGTTCATTCCCGCCCCTCCAAAACTCAATGTGGGAGTGATCAAGGAGGAGTTGAATTCCACAGCCAGAGCTGCCAGCAGGCCGGACGAGGTCGTCCACATATCAGTATTTAAGCTGCTGTCG
This genomic stretch from Pedosphaera parvula Ellin514 harbors:
- a CDS encoding enoyl-ACP reductase FabI, coding for MSQLAGKLGIVFGVANKRSIAWAIAQAWHKAGAKLAFTYQGERLKENVEELAGTFGSDTLLMPCDVTKDEDIDRVFAEVGQKFGKLHLMLHSVAFAPKDALEGKFINTSREAFRVAHDVSAYSLIALVRAAEPLMTEGGSIVGMTYYGSEKVVPHYNVMGVAKAALEASTRYLAYDMGPKKVRVNCISAGPVNTLAARGISGFTEMLKHYEAHAPLKRNVLPDELGATGTFLASDGAAAITGQVLYVDCGYQIMGM
- a CDS encoding MFS transporter, which gives rise to MLEAAEQVVLTSRTPPPDLTGLRRRLRIGYFTLEALNGLAAPFYFNYLFFYMRQHFGFENRHNLMLTALHGFFYMFSAYKAGSFAQKRGYFFSLRLGFSGMGLALVIGALLPHFWGYSRTTMFLELPVLILWTLSMCLTWPILQALLTQHQPPTRLPRTAGIYNIVWATGAAIAYLTGGALLEKFGGEILLWLAAGLHGIELLLLPRLQKMHAIAEAAPQETALEPSIPLPALNPRPISKARNFLHLAWLANPFAYVAINGILPVIPKLTAGLGLSEASAGIICSVWFWVRLCAFILFWRWTGWHYRFGWLLCAFIALIVGFIGILLSSHIWLLVGAQVIFGLAVGLIYYSSLFYSMDAGESNGKKGGIHEAAIGIGVFTGPTIGVSTLFLFQGQSNAGTYGISALLGVGLLALIWLRSRKI
- a CDS encoding NUDIX hydrolase, whose translation is MAHIHEKIDFTVAIFIVHDGKILVIHHRKLNAWLPLGGHIELDEDPEIAALREAREESGLDVELIGERPPTTSPGTRALIAPRFLDIHRISDTHEHIGMIYWARPKTHSLALAEAEHHDIRWCSAQELDSLQPPMSSAVKWYCLKAIEEIKG
- a CDS encoding FmdB family zinc ribbon protein, which encodes MPIYEFACPKCRTVFNFLSKRINPDRSPVCPKCGNKKMEKQMSRFAMSRGLKDSDAPTSAEGEAMPDMDDPRIARAMDEMERDMAHMDENNPKHMAQMMRKMQEMMPPGSMPKEMDMAIKRLEAGEDPEKIEEDMGDIFENLMGGEGAPSGGQGGYSHDSGLYDY
- a CDS encoding 3-oxoacyl-ACP reductase family protein produces the protein MSTDTKKLTGKVALVTGASRGIGAAIAKGLADDGASVAITYTSSPQKADEVVRAIEVTGGKVLAIRADSADAEAVNKAVAGTVKAFGRLDILVNNAGLFAMAPIDEFKIEDFDRLIAVNVKGVFLATQSAIRHMGEGGRIINIGSVNSDSMPFAGGSVYALTKGAVASFTRGLARDLGPRGITVNNIQPGPVDTDMNPADGAFAAQLKDLMAIKRYGHGNEIAALVSFLASPEAAFITGASIKIDGGFDA
- a CDS encoding SDR family NAD(P)-dependent oxidoreductase, with the translated sequence MFMSINAQKLAGKVAVVTGGNSGIGLATAKRFAAEGAYVFITGRRQNELEAAAKEIGNNVTAVQGDISKLADLDRLYATVKKEKGHIDILFANAGLGEFAPLGSITEEHFDKTFNTNVKGTLFTVQKALSLLRDGGSVILNASTTASTGNEAFSVYSATKAAIRSFARCWILDLKQRKIRVNAISPGPINTPGLSGLTQTEEQDRQFKNAMIASVPLGRLGDPDEVAKVASFLASDDSSFVNGVELFVDGGAAQI
- a CDS encoding SDR family NAD(P)-dependent oxidoreductase; the encoded protein is MSTPTQKLAGKVAVVTGASKGIGAGIAKQLAAEGAAVVVNYSSSKAGADRVVDEITQKGGKAVAVQGDVSKKADIERLFAETKTKFGRLDILVNNAGVYEFAPLEEITEVNFNKMFNLNVLGLLLTTQAAVKQFGPEGGSIINISSTASTFTPPNTAVYTGTKAAVDAITRVLAKELGPRKIRVNAINPGMIETEGVHAAGFAEGEFRKQIEAQAPLGRIGQTDDIAPTAVYLASSDSKYMTGETLVISGGLR
- a CDS encoding Rrf2 family transcriptional regulator, whose protein sequence is MAVNTQFSIAVHILAGLGYRCGGNVTSSTLAHSVNTSPSFVRRILAKLSKARLVHTTTGKTGACCLARDPANITLLEVYQAVDAPKAFAIHKYNAQKPCPVSCQIKSSLEGVLHKTQQSLENSLAKITLADVISDLKRK